One part of the Rutidosis leptorrhynchoides isolate AG116_Rl617_1_P2 chromosome 1, CSIRO_AGI_Rlap_v1, whole genome shotgun sequence genome encodes these proteins:
- the LOC139842555 gene encoding uncharacterized protein: protein MEMEARQARSLPLTSQPQILQPTAPPSITLQPIPSQPTLSMTTTSVPLSHSGGPITQKYTFGSPFPVAPQNIPNASTILPTAGIIPLNGSNPWVSLPFQGTYIGGTSAANNLHHGASGNAGGYLDQPWKSQKTPFVSLIGNHPLPIGMKIPSHLGYYEGKDDLNDFINIFEGAARMSRWDTAVACHAFSYVLKSDARIWFDSLAKDSVSSFEDLKRLFRSKFSQQKKHKKNHVAAHSIKQKDGEALRAFLVRYTDETQQIPGLPESQRISGLLYGCRTRALVEHLSRDLPYTYEALLDKAYIWLDAKDTANSFVYEETQGFKRKEKPSHREEKSGRRNERNKFSPYRRENTPGILGTLVKSPKEILATEKAAQAFKTPPKLNSKGKMRDTSKFCDFHNDFGHETDDCIQLRQAIEEAIRSGKLTHLVKGIRNPKAPKQEPRTEEKKPNMDNAILTITECFAVNKPRTYKRERKSGVIDWEEISFQELDTITPSNKPVTINGRIFEREVRRVYLDGGSACDIMYEHCFNQLSPTIKARLNPPRVPLIGFSGERCWPIGEVDLDFTIGEPPLTRIETLDFVVVQAVSQHNILLGRVAMMKIGIIASTVHQLVKFYTSEGIGTLASTYDREKVIVAIRKIEERPTECIL from the exons ATGGAAATGGAGGCCAGGCAAGCAAGAAGTCTCCCTCTTACCAGCCAGCCTCAGATCTTACAACCGACAGCCCCTCCGAGTATCACTCTCCAGCCGATACCTTCACAGCCGACTCTTTCAATGACCACCACCAGTGTCCCTCTGAGCCACTCAGGAGGACCAATTACGCAGAAGTATACTTTCGGGAGCCCATTCCCTGTTGCTCCACAGAACATACCCAACGCCAGCACTATCTTACCAACTGCGGGAATCATTCCCCTG AACGGAAGTAATCCGTGGGTTAGTTTGCCTTTCCAAGGTACGTACATCGGAGGTACCTCCGCAGCGAACAACCTCCACCACGGAGCTAGCGGAAATGCTGGTGGATATTTAGACCAACCTTGGAAGAGTCAGAAAACTCCTTTCGTATCTCTAATAGGAAACCACCCGCTACCCATCGGGATGAAGATACCATCCCACCTGGGGTATTACGAAGGAAAAGATGACCTTAATgattttataaatatcttcgaaGGTGCGGCTCGAATGTCAAGATGGGATACAGCTGTGGCTTGTCACGCATTCTCATACGTGCTCAAAAGTGATGCAAGGATCTGGTTCGACTCTTTAGCAAAAGATTCCGTCTCCAGCTTCGAGGACCTTAAACGACTTTTTAGGTCGAAGTTTAGCCAGCAAAAGAAACACAAGAAGAACCACGTCGCTGCCCACAGTATCAAACAAAAAGATGGTGAAGCTTTGAGGGCTTTTCTCGTTCGATATACGGATGAAACCCAGCAGATTCCAGGACTCCCCGAGTCACAAAGGATCTCGGGACTCTTATACGGTTGCAGGACACGAGCATTGGTGGAACATCTCAGTCGGGATCTCCCCTACACTTACGAAGCATTGCTAGACAAAGCATACATTTGGCTTGACGCGAAAGACACCGCGAATAGCTTCGTGTACGAAGAAACTCAAGGCTTCAAGCGAAAAGAAAAACCAAGTCACCGTGAAGAGAAGTccggaagaagaaacgagcgaaatAAGTTCTCCCCTTATAGAAGGGAAAACACCCCTGGTATCCTCGGAACGCTGGTAAAGTCACCTAAAGAAATTCTAGCTACCGAAAAGGCCGCCCAAGCCTTCAAAACTCCACCGAAACTAAATAGTAAAGGAAAGATGAGAGACACAAGTAAATTTTGTGACTTTCATAATGATTTCGGCCATGAAACGGACGACTGCATACAGTTGAGGCAAGCTATCGAAGAGGCAATCAGATCTGGGAAACTAACACATTTAGTAAAGGGCATTCGCAACCCGAAGGCACCGAAGCAAGAGCCCAGAACCGAAGAGAAGAAACCGAATATGGACAACGCCATACTTACGATCACAGAATGCTTCGCAGTTAATAAGCCAAGAACCTACAAGAGGGAAAGAAAGAGCGGAGTAATAGATTGGGAAGAGATCTCTTTCCAAGAACTTGACACGATCACTCCCTCAAACAAACCTGTCACAATCAATGGGCGAATCTTCGAGAGAGAGGTACGCCGAGTGTACTTGGATGGTGGCAGCGCATGCGAtatcatgtatgaacattgcttcaatCAGCTTAGCCCCACCATTAAGGCTCGCCTGAACCCACCGAGGGTACCGCTAATTGGGTTCTCTGGAGAAAGATGCTGGCCAATCGGAGAGGTTGACCTCGACTTCACCATTGGAGAGCCACCACTGACCAGAATCGAAACGCTAGATTTTGTAGTGGTTCAGGCCGTCTCGCAGCACAACATCCTACTAGGAAGAGTAGCCATGATGAAAATAGGGATAATCGCGTCTACCGTACATCAATTGGTGAAATTCTACACATCCGAAGGGATTGGCACTCTAGCTTCAACCTATGATCGAGAAAAGGTTATCGTGGCAATCAGGAAAATAGAGGAAAGACCAACTGAATGCATCCTCTAA
- the LOC139842568 gene encoding uncharacterized protein, translating to MLINPEGQEFTYTLRFEFSTTNNKAEYEALLAGLRIAKEVKIEHLQAFVDSQLVANQVLGIFEARQPIIQLYLSKVRELVESFKSFTIEHLRRSQNKKADALSKLASITFAHLAKEVLVEVLEKRSIEAQEVYDLIIEEENTWMKPLREYLELRILPEDKKEARKIRIKAPSYKIMNGALYRKSILTPWLRCVGPNQASMIIREMHEGFCEKLQIKQTLTSVYHPQGNGQVEVTNKDILKGLEKRLGKCHQGWMEELPLVLWAHRTTPKRSNRETPYNLVYGTEAVLPAEIQLLTNRTANLEENEENLRLNLDLMEERREAALIREAVYKKKIERYYNKRVKPSVYKVGDYVLRLNSTSKVEYEGKMGPTWEGPYVISEAFGNGSYELETTEGKQIPRTWNGVNLRKFYF from the exons ATGCTAATCAACCCAGAGGGACAAGAGTTTACTTACACGCTTCGTTTCGAGTTTAGCACAACTAATAACAAAGCAGAATACGAAGCTCTACTCGCTGGGCTCAGAATAGCAAAGGAGGTGAAAATTGAGCACTTACAAGCCTTCGTAGACTCACAACTAGTGGCGAACCAAGTCCTAGGTATCTTCGAAGCAAGACAGCCAATCATACAACTTTATCTGTCAAAGGTCAGGGAACTTGTAGAGAGCTTCAAAAGCTTCACAATAGAGCATCTAAGAAGAAGTCAGAACAAAAAAGCAGATGCTCTGAGCAAATTAGCTTCTATCACCTTTGCACACCTGGCGAAGGAAGTGTTGGTTGAAGTATTAGAAAAAAGGTCCATCGAAGCTCAAGAAGTCTATGACTTAATCATCGAAGAAGAAAACACGTGGATGAAGCCATTAAGGGAATATTTGGAGCTCAGAATCTTACCCGAGGATAAAAAAGAAGCAAGAAAGATCCGGATCAAAGCACCGTCATACAAGATAATGAACGGAGCCTTGTACAGGAAATCTATCCTCACCCCGTGGCTTCGCTGTGTCGGACCAAACCAAGCTTCGATGATCATCAGAGAAATGCATGAAG GGTTCTGTGAAAAGCTACAGATAAAGCAAACCCTTACTTCCGTTTACCACCCACAAGGGAACGGACAGGTGGAAGTAACCAACAAGGATATCTTAAAAGGTCTCGAGAAACGTTTGGGTAAATGTCACCAAGGATGGATGGAAGAACTCCCCCTGGTCCTATGGGCTCATCGAACCACACCCAAAAGGAGTAACAGAGAAACCCCTTACAATTTGGTTTACGGAACTGAGGCGGTATTGCCCGCGGAGATACAATTATTAACCAACAGGACCGCAAACCTCGAAGAAAACGAGGAGAATCTCCGTCTCAATCTTGATCTCATGGAAGAAAGGAGAGAAGCTGCGCTGATTAGAGAAGCAGTATACAAGAAAAAGATCGAAAGGTATTACAACAAGCGAGTCAAACCATCGGTATACAAGGTCGGAGATTATGTCCTAAGGCTCAACAGCACTAGCAAAGTCGAATACGAAGGAAAGATGGGTCCTACTTGGGAAGGTCCGTACGTAATCTCCGAAGCTTTCGGGAATGGTTCATACGAGCTCGAAACCACAGAAGGGAAACAGATCCCCAGAACCTGGAATGGGGTAAACCTTCGAAAGTTCTATTTCTAG